The Gemmatimonadaceae bacterium genome contains a region encoding:
- a CDS encoding threonine/serine dehydratase yields the protein MPRLLPSASEIDEAAARLRGVAVRTPLRRSEALSSLAEGDVYLKLESEQITGSFKVRGAYNALSLLTLDERARGIVASSAGNHGLGVAEAAQRLGIEATIFVPSNAPAVKKEGIAKRGARVLDEAFDYDDAMVRARAHAAETGKTFVHPCLGVPLLAGQGTVATEVLEQLPAVQTMLVCVGGGGLLGGMGAYVLSMAPHVHVVGVQSERTNAMSLAIEAGHVVEIENLPTLADGLAGQIDDDALAIGQATLESIMTVTEDEIASAIAWLWLAEGIRAEGSGAVCVAALRSGRLRHLATPIVAIVSGGNIDETRLQGILAKA from the coding sequence GTGCCACGCCTCCTTCCCTCCGCTTCCGAGATCGACGAAGCCGCTGCCCGCCTGCGCGGCGTCGCCGTGCGCACGCCCCTGCGCCGGTCGGAGGCGCTCTCGTCGCTCGCCGAGGGCGACGTCTACCTGAAGCTCGAGTCGGAACAGATCACCGGCTCCTTCAAGGTGCGCGGCGCATACAACGCCCTCTCCCTCCTCACGCTCGACGAACGCGCGCGCGGCATCGTGGCGTCGAGCGCCGGCAATCACGGCCTCGGGGTCGCGGAAGCGGCGCAGCGGCTCGGCATCGAGGCCACCATCTTCGTGCCGTCCAACGCGCCCGCGGTGAAGAAGGAAGGGATCGCAAAGCGCGGCGCCCGCGTGCTCGACGAGGCCTTCGATTACGACGACGCCATGGTGCGGGCGCGCGCGCACGCCGCGGAAACAGGGAAGACCTTCGTGCACCCCTGTCTTGGCGTCCCGCTGCTCGCCGGCCAGGGCACGGTGGCCACCGAGGTGCTCGAGCAACTCCCCGCCGTGCAGACGATGCTGGTCTGCGTCGGCGGCGGCGGCCTGCTGGGCGGCATGGGCGCCTACGTGCTGAGCATGGCGCCGCACGTGCACGTCGTGGGCGTGCAGAGCGAGCGCACCAACGCGATGTCGCTCGCCATCGAGGCGGGGCACGTGGTGGAAATCGAGAACCTGCCGACGCTCGCCGACGGACTCGCCGGCCAGATCGACGACGATGCGCTGGCCATCGGGCAGGCCACGCTCGAGTCCATCATGACGGTGACGGAAGACGAGATCGCGAGCGCGATCGCCTGGCTCTGGCTCGCCGAGGGAATCCGGGCGGAGGGGTCGGGCGCCGTCTGCGTCGCCGCGCTCCGCAGCGGCCGCCTGCGGCACCTGGCCACGCCTATCGTCGCCATCGTGAGCGGCGGCAACATCGACGAGACGCGCCTGCAAGGCATCCTCGCGAAGGCGTAG
- a CDS encoding deoxyribodipyrimidine photo-lyase → MSSALSSAFVREQLALRTRGMNTRPERRSGEYVLYWMQSTHRFEDNWALRCAVREADRLGLPVIIHQGLDPTYEHANDRIHSFILHNARELAQRATKLGLRYQFVLRRRRGGDRRVVDRLAARAALVVTDDFPTAGIAERTQRFAARVDCRVVAVESHAIVPAALFVKEEYAARTLRPKVMAHLSHALAPVSNAPPRVEASDTLWASLEVDRLDVAGDLAAEIARCDIDHTVPPAPLPSGRRAALARLKAFCSTALPDYDTRRREPADPDGSSRLSPYLHFGQISAAEVARAALAAVGQAKADSFLDELVTWRELALNFTLRNPNFRTLSALPEWVHRTMASHAGDQREAVYSLQQLENAATHHPLWNAAQRELRETGVIHNVMRMYWGKSVLAWSATYADAMQHLIHLNDKWALDGRDPSSYGGIQWCFGKFDRPWGERPVWGTIRSMSLERAYKKFDASAYERRWNGGDLELFAADE, encoded by the coding sequence GTGTCGTCCGCCCTTAGCTCCGCCTTCGTCCGTGAGCAGCTCGCGCTTCGTACGCGCGGCATGAACACGCGTCCCGAACGCCGAAGCGGTGAATACGTGCTGTACTGGATGCAGTCCACGCACCGGTTCGAGGACAACTGGGCGTTGCGATGCGCCGTGCGCGAGGCGGACCGGCTTGGGTTGCCAGTGATCATCCACCAGGGGCTCGACCCGACGTACGAGCACGCCAACGACCGCATTCACTCGTTCATCCTGCACAACGCGCGCGAACTCGCGCAGCGGGCCACGAAACTCGGGCTGCGCTACCAGTTCGTCCTGCGCCGCCGTCGCGGCGGCGACCGGCGCGTGGTGGACCGTCTGGCGGCGCGCGCCGCGCTCGTGGTGACCGACGACTTCCCCACGGCCGGCATCGCCGAGCGGACCCAGCGCTTCGCCGCGCGCGTTGATTGCCGTGTCGTCGCGGTCGAATCGCACGCCATCGTCCCGGCGGCGCTCTTCGTGAAGGAGGAGTACGCGGCGCGCACGCTGCGCCCCAAGGTGATGGCGCACCTCTCTCACGCCCTCGCGCCGGTCAGCAACGCGCCCCCTCGCGTCGAGGCGTCCGACACGTTGTGGGCCTCGCTCGAGGTGGACCGCCTGGACGTTGCCGGCGACCTCGCGGCGGAGATCGCCCGCTGCGACATCGACCACACGGTGCCACCGGCCCCGCTGCCGAGCGGGCGTCGCGCCGCACTCGCCCGATTGAAGGCATTCTGCAGCACCGCGCTCCCCGACTACGACACGCGCCGCCGTGAACCGGCGGATCCCGACGGCTCGTCGCGGCTTTCGCCGTACCTGCATTTCGGCCAGATCAGCGCCGCCGAGGTGGCGCGCGCCGCGCTGGCCGCGGTGGGACAGGCGAAAGCCGACTCCTTCCTCGACGAACTCGTCACCTGGCGCGAACTCGCGCTCAACTTCACCCTCCGCAACCCGAACTTCCGCACATTGTCAGCGCTGCCGGAGTGGGTGCATCGCACGATGGCGTCGCACGCGGGCGACCAACGCGAGGCCGTGTACTCGCTACAGCAGCTCGAGAACGCCGCCACACATCACCCGCTCTGGAACGCCGCGCAGCGTGAACTGCGGGAGACGGGCGTCATCCACAACGTGATGCGGATGTATTGGGGCAAGTCGGTGCTCGCCTGGTCGGCGACGTACGCGGATGCGATGCAGCACCTGATCCACCTGAACGACAAGTGGGCACTGGATGGGCGCGATCCGTCGAGCTACGGCGGCATCCAGTGGTGCTTCGGCAAGTTCGATCGGCCGTGGGGCGAGCGCCCGGTCTGGGGGACGATTCGCTCAATGTCGCTCGAGCGGGCCTATAAGAAGTTCGACGCGAGTGCGTATGAGCGAAGGTGGAATGGAGGAGATCTGGAACTGTTCGCGGCCGACGAGTGA